ATTCTTGTAAACCAAAACTAGAGCAAGTTACCTTCGCGGTCGATTTCTTCAAACCAAATACGTGTCGAAGAAATTGGATAATTGTCCTCAGACAGAACCATTTTAACAATCACAACGGGTAAAACTGATAAACCCATAGCAGAACGTTTTTTGTTAATCTTTTTTGCTTGAGGTTCGGTTTCTTCGCTTACTACTATGGCTTCAATTCGTTCATCCGTCAACGTAAGGCCATAAGAATCAAACAAAGGAATTATTTTCGCTCGCTCTGACAAACAATTTTGTTTTAAAAAATCATTCAAAGATTTTAAGCGTTCAGAATATGGCGCAATTGCATGGGGTTTCTGAACCTTTTGTACAAATTCATCGGAACTAAGACCAACGAGAACAAATTCCCCGACCTCAAAAGCCTTCAAAAGAAGAGAAAAATGACCCTTATGAAATAAATCAAAGGTTCCACCAACAGCCACGGTTCCAAACCGTTTTCCCATTACGTTTCATCACCAGAGTATGCGTCCACTTTGAAAATCAATGTTAACTATTAGAATGTTTTGTTCAGGCAAAAATTTCTTAAAATTTAATTAACACAATCGACAGTTTTAACATAAGCAAAGCATGAACAACCTCACCAAGCATGTTTTGCGCAACACCAATCCCAATCATTGCAGTATCAATAGTTTTCCAAGTTTTCAGGTTCCATTTCATCGAATTGCTTTTTTATCTAAGCACAACCCTCAAAGAAATAATAATTCTGTGGAGTGCATAAACACATTCAATCTATTCGTATTCGTTAAAAGTAAGGATAATAAAAGATTTTAAGAATAAAAATACTAAACATTACAAGTTAATGGGGGAACAATTATATGAAATATAAAATTGAAATTAAGCGAGAAAATTGCATTGCATGTGGTTCATGTTATTCCTTAAATCCGTCCCATTTTGAACCTGATGACCAAGGAAAATCAACTGTTATCGGCGGAGAAACTGACGATTCAATTTCAATAGGGGAATTCGACGACACAGAGATTGAAAGTGCCAGAGACGCAGAAGATTCGTGTCCAGTATCCATAATCACAGTAATTGAGGTTTAAATCTTAAAAATAGCGTAAAGTTTAAAGGCTTAGCAGAGGGTTCCCTCTAAATACTTGTTTAGAATGAGGAATGATAGTTGAGTTCTGAAGAAACACTGGTGGAAAAAAAGACCAAAGTCCTCATAAAACTTCGCGGTTACAAAGTGGTTAAAAAAGAGGAAATAAAAAACGCCATTAGTTACACTCTCAAAATGAAAGATGGAAAAAAAGCCATCCTTTGGGCAATTACAGCAGATGCAACAGTAGGAGTTGCATATGTTACACAACTCAAAAAATCCATGGATGATGCCGAAATCGAAAAAGGAATCATCACAACCATAGGGAAATACACCCACACCGCAAAATCGCGCTCAAAAACAAGTGGCATCGAATTAATTCCAAAAATATTTCCTGCATTTCAAATATTCAATCATGATTTCGTTTCAAAGCATGAACTTCTAACACCGGAAGAAAAAACTCAATTTCTTGAAGAAAGCAAAATTGTACCATATCAACTACCACGAATCAATGCTTCAGATCCTGCAATAATTGCAGTTGGTGGCACCCCTGGAAATATTGTGAGAGTCATCAGAAACAGCAAAACCGCAGGAAAATATGTTTCATACAGATACATAGTCTAAAGAGGCCGTAAAAAAGGGAGATAAAGTCTCCAGAACGAAGGTCATAATACGCATGCAACAACTAAGCATTTTTTGTTTATTTTTTTACACTATTACTTAATATTTAATCAAAATACCATATTTTCAAAAAATATTTAAGAGAGATTGTTCAAAACCTTTTCTCCAAAAGAGAGAGCGTCAATGGACATAACAACACTGTTGATTGCAACTGCATTAGCTATGGATTCGTTTTCAGTGGCGCTTGCAAATGGTCTAGCAACAAAAGTGTTCAATGTCTCGAAAGGCATTATGATAGGAACTTTTTTTGGATTTTTTCAAGCAATCATGCCAGTAATTGGCTGGTACGCGGGAGTCCACATATTAGATCTAATTTCAGAAATTGATCACTGGGTAGCATTTGCACTATTAGCGTTCATTGGGTCCAGAATGATTTATGAATCAACAAAAAAGGACAGCGAGAAAATTGTAAGCTCACTCACCATTAAAGTTCTTTTGATGCTTTCAATAGCTACAAGCATTGACGCTTTAGCAGTTGGTCTAAGTATATATGTTTTAGAAATTTCAATTATTTCACTTGCAATAGCAACAGGAATAATAACATTTTCGCTATCTTTCTTTGGTGTTTACATCGGGGGCAAATTTGGCTACATCTTACAAAATAAAGTTGAACCACTTGGAGGAGTTATCTTAATTATAATTGGACTACGAATATTCCTTGAACATTTAGGAATCACATAAAAAAACCGCAGTTAAACGAGTTTTGGATTAAATTATTAAAGATAAGATCAAGTTACTAAATTAGATTTGTTCATATTATTCTTTCTCTGGTAATATACCCTAGAAGGAAATACAGTATTTTCATCAGAATCTATAGAAGAAAATTACTAAAAAATAATACCAAGGAAGTATATTGAAAACTGACACCGTTCAAACGCTATGGGAGCAAAGAGACCACCGTGGAATACTTGCAGAAATACTAGAAACAGCAAAAGGTAAACAAGGCAAAACAAAAATTATGTACAGAGTTAATTTGAGCGTTAGTCAGGTCAATGAATATTTATCTTTCTTAACTAAAATGGGTTTTGTCAAAGTTCAAAACGAAAAAGGAAAAAACCTAAGAAACAACCAGTAAGGTCTATAATTACTTGATATTTATGTGGAAATGTCCAACTACTGTCAACCAAAGAATTGCACACCCCATTGATAACAGGATATGTTAATTCGGCCTCAAAAAAATAGACCTGAATAAAAAATGGCTATATCTACAATTTTCAAAAATTAAAAATTGAAAAAGAGCCCCTATTAATTCAAAAAGTGGTTATGCAATAAATTGGAACATTATCAAATTTCGTGTAACAAGCGAATTATTTTATACACAAGTTTATAAGTGGCATACCGATATTGATTTTTAGAGTTAGTGCTCTAACAAGCTAATTCTCTTAATGAATGAGGAGGTGCAAGCCGAATGTCTTATGGTGGACCACGCGAAATGCACGATGCAGTCTGTTCTGAATGTGGGCAAAAATGTCAGGTTCCTTTCAAACCAGATGCAAGCAGACCTGTATATTGCCGAGAATGCTACGCAAAACGAAGACCCCCGAGAAGAAACAGATACTAAGCTACGAAAATAGCTTGATGTGTGTTATTCGATTTTTTACTATATTTTTTATTTTTTAAAAGCTACAAATTTTAAAAAAATATTTTTTTGGATATTTAATTTTAAGGTTGTGGACCTATTCAGGATCAAAAGGTGTTGATTCATCTCGAAAAGGTAGGGTATATCAAAATATTAAGCATAAAAAAGAAAAAAGGTTTCAATTGGAACCGAACAGTTCCAAATTTATTCGTCGTAGTAGATTAGGTCTAAATCTTCAAGTTGTTCATGAAGTTTAGCAACTGCACGGTAGACGTCTTCTTCTTTGGTGGCGCCAGTGCAAACCAGTTTTCCGCTTGCGAACAAAAGGATTACTACTTTTGGTTCGTCCATACGGTAGATAAGTCCTGGGAACTGCTCGGGTTCATACATGGTCTTTCCAAGAGAGTAGGCACAATCTTCCAGCTCAATTCTTCCAAGAAGGTTAGCTGAAGCAACAATGTTAACTACTCTGATCTCAGGTTTACCTGTGATGATTATGCCACTTTTTTTCAGTTCACGTACAACTTTTAGAACTGCTTTTTTAGATTCGTTTTCAGATTTTGCTCCAGTACAAACCATTTTTCCTGTGCTGAAAATCAGGATGGCTGTCTTAGGTTTTTTTAATCTGAAAACCAATCCGGGAAACTTTTCTGGTCGATATTCAACTAATGGGTTTCCCTTAACAACGGCGTTTAGGTCTATGTTCTGATTCAAGGTGGCAGAGGATACAACATTTTCAATCCGAATAGAGTCTTCAAGCTTAGGCATATTTAAACCCGCCTTATACCAATGAAGACTTATAAGGGCGTATTTAAAGGGTTCTGGAAATCACAGAAAATAAATCATAGTAAATACGAAAAAAGTTAATGATGAAAGAAAAAATTACAAAATAATAAAAAAGAGTGAGAAAGTAGCTAGGCTACTTCCATTTTTCTTGCAAGAACTTTGCAATGCCTGAAGAGTCTTGTGGACCAACCATTACTTCCCATTTGGAAAGTTCTTCTAGTTCCCCACTTAGACGCGCTGCTTTACCAGGTATTATGAGTTTTCTGTGTTTGACTTTGTCTTCAACTCCGCTTTCTTTGATTGCATCAGCAATAGTTTCTGCAGTCATTTTTCTGCCTGCGACACCACTGTCGATTGCTGTTCCTTCAGAGTCAACAACAATCAAGTATACAGAGTTTCCAGAGGATTCAATGTCTTGAGCTACAGTGTAATAGGTTAGTGCGAAGTTTGAGGTCATTAGTACTGGTGAGTTTTCGTCAGGTGTTCCAATTGCTACCATTTCAGCTTTTACTGCGACTGGTTTTCGTGGATCAGTGTAGATGTTTTGTCGCAACACAGTAAGTGGCAATAGCGACCAGCCTTCTGCTGCATGCATAATTAGAGCATCAGCATAACGAGTTACAAGCATAGCTGCAACTTGGGCTTCTTTCCAAGCAGTTAGTGTAGCATTTGGTGCGGGTTCAGTCCATGCGGTTATTGGAGTTCCGATGGTTGGGTGAGCAAGTAGTTCGTCACCAAGGTTACATGCGGCCCGTCGAATCATTGTGAAGTTGTTGATTGTTTCACCTAAACCTGCGTTTGCAAAGGTTCCTGGGTCTAATACAACATCTTCAACGCCATAAGCAATCATTGTTTTTACTAGTGACCGAAGTAGTGAAATGTCATTTGGTGCAGAAACAACTAGTGGACATTTGTACATTAGCGCTAGTTCTGCCATTTCTTTCCAGTTGTCTTTGGTTGCAGCATACAATAGGGGTCGAGCTTTAGGAATAGCCATCAAGCCACTTTCAACGATTGCTGCATCATAAGAGCACAAGACAATTGGCAGATTGGTTTGTTCTGCAACTTTCTTAACTGCTGCTTTGAATTTTTCAGCATCATTTGAGGTGGAACGAACGGCAATCATCTGTAATTGTAGGTTGTTGCCGATGTAGATGTAACTGAAGTCTTGAGTGTATTTTACACGGGAAGAAATTTCTTCATCGCTCATTTCGTCAGTAACGTCTATTGCAATTGCTGTTGGGTTGGTAT
This portion of the Candidatus Bathyarchaeum sp. genome encodes:
- a CDS encoding phosphopantetheine adenylyltransferase; the protein is MGKRFGTVAVGGTFDLFHKGHFSLLLKAFEVGEFVLVGLSSDEFVQKVQKPHAIAPYSERLKSLNDFLKQNCLSERAKIIPLFDSYGLTLTDERIEAIVVSEETEPQAKKINKKRSAMGLSVLPVVIVKMVLSEDNYPISSTRIWFEEIDREGNLL
- a CDS encoding ferredoxin; the protein is MKYKIEIKRENCIACGSCYSLNPSHFEPDDQGKSTVIGGETDDSISIGEFDDTEIESARDAEDSCPVSIITVIEV
- a CDS encoding restriction endonuclease codes for the protein MSSEETLVEKKTKVLIKLRGYKVVKKEEIKNAISYTLKMKDGKKAILWAITADATVGVAYVTQLKKSMDDAEIEKGIITTIGKYTHTAKSRSKTSGIELIPKIFPAFQIFNHDFVSKHELLTPEEKTQFLEESKIVPYQLPRINASDPAIIAVGGTPGNIVRVIRNSKTAGKYVSYRYIV
- a CDS encoding manganese efflux pump MntP family protein produces the protein MDITTLLIATALAMDSFSVALANGLATKVFNVSKGIMIGTFFGFFQAIMPVIGWYAGVHILDLISEIDHWVAFALLAFIGSRMIYESTKKDSEKIVSSLTIKVLLMLSIATSIDALAVGLSIYVLEISIISLAIATGIITFSLSFFGVYIGGKFGYILQNKVEPLGGVILIIIGLRIFLEHLGIT
- a CDS encoding winged helix-turn-helix domain-containing protein, with the protein product MKTDTVQTLWEQRDHRGILAEILETAKGKQGKTKIMYRVNLSVSQVNEYLSFLTKMGFVKVQNEKGKNLRNNQ
- a CDS encoding TATA-box-binding protein, which encodes MPKLEDSIRIENVVSSATLNQNIDLNAVVKGNPLVEYRPEKFPGLVFRLKKPKTAILIFSTGKMVCTGAKSENESKKAVLKVVRELKKSGIIITGKPEIRVVNIVASANLLGRIELEDCAYSLGKTMYEPEQFPGLIYRMDEPKVVILLFASGKLVCTGATKEEDVYRAVAKLHEQLEDLDLIYYDE
- the acsC gene encoding acetyl-CoA decarbonylase/synthase complex subunit gamma; protein product: MSEKQKGGLKQLSPIDIYSLLPKTNCKECGEDNCMAFATKLVNREINLDKCTPLQDAKYKKNYAKLAEMLKPAVKEVTIGVGDKAVTIGGKLVMYRHELTYTNPTAIAIDVTDEMSDEEISSRVKYTQDFSYIYIGNNLQLQMIAVRSTSNDAEKFKAAVKKVAEQTNLPIVLCSYDAAIVESGLMAIPKARPLLYAATKDNWKEMAELALMYKCPLVVSAPNDISLLRSLVKTMIAYGVEDVVLDPGTFANAGLGETINNFTMIRRAACNLGDELLAHPTIGTPITAWTEPAPNATLTAWKEAQVAAMLVTRYADALIMHAAEGWSLLPLTVLRQNIYTDPRKPVAVKAEMVAIGTPDENSPVLMTSNFALTYYTVAQDIESSGNSVYLIVVDSEGTAIDSGVAGRKMTAETIADAIKESGVEDKVKHRKLIIPGKAARLSGELEELSKWEVMVGPQDSSGIAKFLQEKWK